A stretch of DNA from Polyodon spathula isolate WHYD16114869_AA chromosome 4, ASM1765450v1, whole genome shotgun sequence:
tttttttgtcgGGTGATAAAgcaaaactagaaacaaaaagGTCTGAAGAATTAACAGAAATGCTAACAATACATTGCTCAAACACTACACTGACTTGTTATTTCATGATTTGAATGATGTCTTGGTCCATTTGTGTAGGTTTATCTGTCAATTTTAGTTAATCAAATTCAGTCTTAGGGcaaaagagaataaaaaataaataaaacaaaattactgtAGTCAGCAAACATCACACCAGACATAGATATTAATGACAGGCAGTGTTTACAGCAGAAACACTGACCTGTCCCTGTCCCACTGATTACAAATCAGACTGAAACCGGATATTGCAGTGGGATTGCGCTTAAGTAACACAAATGATCAATTTGTAACCCACTTCTACCCCTTACACTCCAAGGGTGGTATGCtggctttaaaatataaatactgttagatgtttacattcacatattctacatcatatacaaagtaatagtacttgcagaaaattaattaaaggcaaccgcaggacaaataataaatacaaaaaaaaaaaaaaaaaaaagcctgtatacgttttgttattgttttgcatttaaatggtttaaaaaaacaaactaacgaAAAAggcaacaggttttttttttttttttttttttttttgttcctgggtagtaagtgttatttcctaattgcttatgcctcaaaagtatagaaaatggctattattccccacttactttgcttttgtgaccaggacagtgatatttcaaaatatcactatttccaatgggaaaacgggcaaatgtgtgtcttttcatttacataaagtcagaaaaacaacaacatatgaatccaaatgaacatatatttatactaaataatacaaaaatgactacaaaagatttagaagtgagtagtttttcaagatttacgattatactgtatttacagtataatcgtaaatctcgaaaaactactcacttctagagttgaggaagcaggttggtagtttttggtttgtgtgtatttttgagatttgtgaatccagtgaaggcattgcccagcctggaaattgttatttttgttagttttgctttttgtctttctttttgtgtttaaatcgctttgttttggcccttgtgcccttttatttttgtgtatttataataaaataattatttttttgaactacagactgtctctgggcctctatccacttgccagcctgccacagcattgttttttactgtatatcatggattatgcatttctctgtatttagagtattatggattttcttgttgttactgcatcatgtaaagcgctttgtgatggtggtccactatgaaagccgctatataaaatagactgATTGTTTGATTGACTGCATAATCTTTTACACTATTTTGACTGTAACGTGGGCAAAATTGTGCCAGTAAACAGTGCTATTAATGTATGTTAATATTATTGCCTCCCTAACCAaccgcagctctagttacacaagattgtactaatgtgattaataatattagtaggattgtacagccactgctgtgtttaaaaaagTTGCCGTCTGTGAAAAGGTATATTTCAAACAATGACTGCTTCCCCTGTGACATATATTAAAGAGCACCAAATACTTcccaaattatttacttttcaagcttTCACTAGGCAAAAGTTTACttattagaaatgttttagaTGCATTAATTACCTTTATTTGTGtgctaacaaaacctgaaaaataactcATAATCCGTGCTTTTTTTGCCGTGTTGTTTAATTTGCCctgcattattatatatatatatatatatatatatatatatatatatatatatatatatatatatatatataatatatatatattttttttaaatatcgaaTATCGACTACCTACTCATTTTGGAAAAATACAGCTGTTGCGTTCTCGCCTACACATTTTGATTAGGGGCTCTCTGCTGCTTGTGACGTTATGCTCACAGACCGGTGGTAGAAAGGTGGTTTCTGTTTCCTTAGCATAGGGTCTTAATCACCATGACACgaacctgtttatgtgcaaaatggCAAGGTGACTGCGTGTGTTATAGAGGGGCTGCTTATACTGAAAACGAAAAAAGTTACCATAACAACAATGACTCGAGTCAGATGGAGACCCTTTTCAATGACTggagtcgagtcgagtctttgcTTGCAGTGACTTGAGTCAAGTCATGTTTTGGCAATGACTCGAGTCGAGTGGAGTCATGAAAAATTGTGGGTTAATTCCGACTCGAGACGAGTCATTACAATTGCATCTGTAATTGTTTTCAAGTGCCTTCGTAATAAACAGTTAAAGGACCTACCAGCAGATCAACCCCAGTGGAGCGACCATTCCTTGGCAGCAGCAGACATTCCTTCACCAGAGAGCACTGAAGGCATTCACAGCTGATTCTCACTTGATTACGTTAAGGAAAAGGAAGCAAACAGTACCTCTTGTTCCGCAATGCTACTTTCCGAGCTAAGCAACTTTTATGAACAAAATCATTGTGACATTTCATCATGAAAAATCTGTTATTCTGATGGTAGCTATGAATGAAGTGGCCATAAAAGAGCTAAGATTTACAAGGAACTGAGCAATTCTTCTTGGGAACGGCTCCACAGGAAACCACAGCGGTGCCACTATGAAGTGTAATATACAGGTACAACGAGGgccaacaaaaacagaacaagaaaaaaaggAAGGGTTACAGCTAAGGTAGGTCACAGAGCTATTTTTCATAATTGTCGTTAACTTCATAAACACTGAAGAGCTTGCCTTGAATATACAAGCTCATATCGGGTCTGGTCTGCAGAGCTCAGATACTCTAAGTAACTGCGGTTGAGCAGAAATTATTAGAAAATGGTTTCTTACTGGTAATCCAACTGGTATAGAAGTCCCTACCACAAGTTTACATCAGTTACACACAATTAGGAGTGCATCAGCAACCACTTGCCTTTTAAAGTAAAGGGTCTTTAAATGAGCTGTTTTTTTGACCACTGAAGCAGCATATTCAGTGAGCAGTACAGTCTATTGCATCTGCAAGACCAGTTGAAAAACCAGCAGAACCACTATACCAGCAGATTCAAATTACCTACTTGTTATCACTCTCAAttgacaatattttattacactaCAATATCTAATCCAATACAAGGTACTCCGCATCTCAGAGTTTCAGCTACCAGAAAcaaattgtttcattttatacacataaaaagcatgcagtttaaaaacaggACACCGCTTCTCTAGTTAAATAAAACCTAAATTCTAAACTTATACAAAAtctcaattttaataaaataaatagaatatagtAAGCtttgtctataataataataatgtttctgaCTTGGGTAACCATTTGAAGGGACTATACAATGGTACTAATATGCACAACATAAGTAAATGGAGGCACTGCCACAAAGCTTGAAATTCAAACATTGGTTTCATTCTTATCAATTCACACAAGAGGGTGACAAAACACCCTATTTAAACAGGGCTATTAATTGAGCCACAGTTAGAACAGAATCACACTTACTTCCCTACTTGTCTCAAGATATTTCTTCATTCTTTCACCAGGCATAAACCCACTGAGACCGAGGTCTTGTTTACCGTTGCTTTTACTGAGCTTTTTGTATGGAGCTCAAGAAactgccctgccaaaacttagaagaataaaaaacaaaaaacattatgcattctAAAAAAATAGTATGCGTAAGAGATAGGAAACTTTAAAATGGTTATaattatacatataatatatatatatatataagcttctatataatataatatatatatatatatatatatatccctaccTATATCCTAATCTTGCTAGTCAGGTAAGATTTGGACAGCAGCCTATGGGTACAGTTTTGTCAGTCATTGTATTCAAGATGAATTGAACAGATTGTCACCATCACTTACGCATTGCCAAGCTACCTTGTGCTTGTCAGTCAGTGATCATATGATTTTGATCAAGTGAAAGACAATGAATTTGATGGAATGGGCGTTTTAACAAATTGACTGACTGAAACTGGGCCCTTGTGTAGCATATCCTGCATTAATCtgtttttcggggggggggggcttagggattttttttattaagtccaACCAAGTTTTCTTCCTTGTGATCTAGCAGCTCAGCAAAACCTCACAAGGCAcgtatttctttttacttttagcTCCCAGTGACTGCTCCAGGCCTACACACAGCAGGGTGAGCTCCCAATGACTGATCCAGCCCTACACACAGCAGGGTGAGCTCCTAGTGACTGATCCAGCCATACACATAGCAGGGTGAGCTCCCAGTGACTGATCCAGCCCTACACACAGCAGGGTGAGCTCCCAGTGACGGATCCAGCCCTACACACAGCAGGGTGAGCTCCCAGTGACGGATCCAGCCCTACACACAGCAGGGTGAGCTCCCAGTGACTGCTGGAGTTGTTGATACAACATTGGTCATAAATGCTCATCTTAAAAATATTGTCAGTGATTAAGCATTTGCTGAAGCCTTCCAAAATGTGTCCAGTCTAATCTTTACTGGGATGAAGTACTTTAGTGGGTTTTTCAGCTCAGTGTGCACAGCTGAGTAAACACCTGAAGCACAGGTCCCTTTTGAGACTAATGGAAACAGAGACCTacatagctgtgtgtgtttaaCCTTTCAGCAATTGGTTTTCTACATACTTCTGTGTGACATAACGTTCCAAGAACCCACTGTCTTCTGTTCCACGACTGGTCAAACTATAATGATTCGATTGTACCATGAATCatgtatagattatatatatatatatatatatatatatatatatatatatatatatatatatatatatatatatatatatatacatatactaaaAACCCGTTAGGGAGTccacatgtttgatttttttgggtTTATTCTGTCGTACAGTTCCCAAATGTTCCTATAATTTATCACGACGACATGGAGAGATATGACAAGGAGAGACATGACATACAAAAAGACGAGATGACATCATGGTCACCGTTACGTAACCAGTTCAGCTGTTGTGATCTACCTTTGTAGttgtgcattatattttcaaATTTTTATAAGGAcgtagctaataataataataataataataataataataataataataatgtactttgcattcaatgtattatttatgtcAATCAATGAAAACGTTGCATTATAAAATGTTCTACTGTTCTAGAATtcctttttccatttttgttctaGACTGTCTTTGTCTTCCTGTTCTACAGCTCCATGGAAACCACCCCAAAACAGTTATATCAGTTAACACCAAAGTATTTTACAGATCATTAAATTATGCAAAAGCAACATTATATATAAGATGACGAAAgcaaagaagaaaacaataagTTATCTTtgcgttgttgttttttttttttattttgttttgttttgttttgttagtaaaataaatgaaaatgcaatgttttgaactttaaaaacaaattacaaagttTGGCTATGTACATCTGGATTTGAGATGTGAGTATTTCAATATGAGCTGCGCCAAAACCAAAAACGTGCAGAAGAGTCTGAGAGAAAAGGCCGGTGTATGCCGGGAGAACGGGTACCTTCTGACCTCTGTGAAAATCGGCACGGGAGCATTCTCGAAAGTTTACCTTGGGTATGCAACACCGGATAAGATCTGCCAGAACTATAAGCTGGCCACGGACCTCAGGATTAAGACCCATAACAAGGTAAATAACTGATAATGTAGCCAGAGACATTCAAAACGCATTACAGAGCATTGCGACTTTTTAAATATAGGTAACTTAGCGGTTACCTGAATAATAACACTGCGTTTGGTGCATGCAGCAGGGTTACTGTTCAGTTGTAGCAGCCTGCACAGACGGTGAATTTCTATTGTGTGCAAACTGTATTACGACACTTAAACTAACTGGTACGATGTATCCCTTAATAATGTATAGGTGTTTCTCTGCAGTGATTTAGTGAGTGtgtgtaaaattgtattttcactgtCTTCCAGGTTGCAATCAAGATTATATCAGTTTCAGAAGCttctccagcattttctagaaagTTCCTGAACAGAGAAATCTGTGCTTTAAATGCCACCTACAAACACCCGTGCGTGGTAGGTTTCATAGGATTCTCGGAATTCACAACAGCGTTGTGCGTTGCAGTATtgcttttattatactgtatttaggaaTAAGTTCAGTTAAATATAGGAacctaagtcaagtagacaaacgttatGCTTAGTGCCCACATTAGTACGCTGTAGTACAGTGATAAAGACAATATccgaaacgtttgtctacttcgCCTGGCATCCTGCaggttttaaattatattttggattactgttgtttgttgttttatattgtatgagTGTGACACCATTGGCATGTCAAAATTCCAAAACGTTACCACTGTGCCATCCTACCAGCGCACCTTATTAGCACAGATTAGCAATGCAATTCAACTGGTGTGGGTACATTGGGTTTGGCTCGGGGGTGAAATTCTCAGTAATAAAGTGCAgatactcatatgcacagccgggtgtaaacatttaaaaattgggACACGATACatttctaaatacaaaataagccttaataactgatcaattataaccaattcaccatgaACAAAAAAGCTgcaaatactgaaagctttgtaccctctgcatgtatctgtcagtcatgtactgtaatataacacgcAAGCTGAatcttaaatgacaagcattacacaatattacactgtgcagtaactgatgtagagggagttttgttttaaGATATCCTAAAaaggatgatgttataaaaaatggtataaaaaacaactgtgctatgaaaaaataataaaaaaaagtcagacaatgcacaataggggctataATACCCCTCAAATGTATTATGTGACAGACACTACTATtaatgatgtacttggccattttaatctccatagtattctcagcaatcatccccatgctttccagaccctgggtacccACCTACAGGACCTGGCCGTGCTACAATAaaagccttggattagaacatatatccctgtttcttttatttattttgtacttattacttatcttcCAATgatatgttctgtgtgcttctctgttgtgtttctgtgtagattaattaccatgatctattccagaaacagtataaaagtagacttttattgttattttatccctggtattgtggtttctgcacaagaaacaaagtggcaaaagacacattttcataaattaatataattactgtggtttacttctgaGTGTGCACTCAAGTAAAAAcccacatttaacttaaataaactcttcaaaatgttttagaaaagtgggcattgcacaaagaaaaaacacctcaccgttttggttttcatttattacagtccttataacagaaaatactaggatcgcaacaaaacaaaacattgatcactaTGCTTACCATGTACCTTGCAGGCTGGGCCAGTGTTTGAACAGCGTGAAGCACGCCTCCAcctgtatcccgattctgactcgcttACCAAAATCTCAAACTGtactttgatcctgtttttttatatattattgttaattCCTACGGTCTcgcacatcacttgccatttatAAAAGTTTCGTGCAgtttctggcaatgtggtaaatcggtgcaaggcaaaacgtgttttgataattatttctaatatttacaAGCTATGTAATTTATGGTGAGCACTGAGACGGATTTTTGCCTTTAAATTCATGTGTAGCAATGGTCGTTTAGAATATTTCAGATAGCTTCTCCgccgcactaaagaaaataataatgacgTCATAATGATAATTGCTCCATAACGCTGTTTTCATGTTGTACTGCTAAGGTcttcttctctcgttgatcaatgaatgagcactgacacaaagtgaaattaaatctgatcagaatgaaagcttggccaatcaacACAGAGTGATTTTACTGACGTTAATGGTgaccaatagcagctaacagtaacagaagcagtatgaagaaacagaatgcaagtagctgaactgtgctgaatgaaggCGCATTTGAGAATTGCTGCGCTATTGGACTGTGTGAGATGATggagtaccggcagaatttcacccctggtgtGGCTAGTaccaaaaacacattcaaactaAGAGCAATAACCAATTTTCTTACCTACCAATTAGCATACCACTTTCTTGCACATTTCTTATCAACTCCCTATGTGCACATGGCATCAGGTGGGACCATGaaacctgctgcacaggaagtgtgGTGGCAGGAAAAATGGGCACATctgattcaaaatgaaaataatgtaggAAGGTACTTGCAAGAAAGTTGTTATACTAATGTAGGAAACACTTTCCATTGTGTTTCTacttactgtgcatttacatgtagctacttagtaaatacatgtgtagtacccatatttacagtgtttttacgCTTAGTTATAATGTTGTTAATGTGTAAAgatttttgcacgatataacactaatcctatccctaaccctaagcctaacccttaTGTGATACAATTGTGTAACTCCATATGTTAtgaaaaaacatttatacattaaGTATATTATAACTTTGTATTATttccattgtaattatgtgtaataacatagtaattagacactcaatgtaaagtaCTACCCCTTTAACTCCACTAATTACTGTACAAAACATGATTATTGACGTTTTTATTTTGGCAATCCTGGTACTGTAATGTATGCAGATTGTTCAAGATCATTGAGTAaagatttttttccccagattcaGCTGTATGAAACGTTTCGTTCTTCCGGGCACTTTTACCTGGTGCTGGAGCTGGCATCGCGTGGAGACTTGCTGGAGTACGTGAATGCGGCGTCAAGCTGCAGGAGGAATCCAGGGCTTGATGAAGACGATGCACGCATAATATTCAAGCAGATCATCAGTGCTGTGGCACACTGCCACATCAACCACATTGTACACAGGTCAAGCAACATCAAGTCTTCCTAGTCTGAGTATTGCACTATGTGTGTTATTAGATGTATTGGTTGAGGTTGGGCTAGGTGAGTCACAGTTGCATAGTCTGAGTATTGTACTATGTGTGTTATTAGATGTATTGGTTGGGATTGGGCTACGTGAGTCATAGTTGCATAGTCTGAGCCCACTCTATATGTGTTGTTGGTGGCCCATGTTGAGGTctgtaatatactttttttttcttcttctattttTCAGAGACTTGAaatgtgaaaatattttattagatGGGCGAGGATTTGTAAAACTGACAGGTAAAGTAAGCATGATTTTGTGAGCTTTGTTTTTTAAGATGGTCGTCCTTTTTATGGTGAAGGCACCAAAGAAGAGCTGTTCTTCACCAGACCTAAAAGCAGGTGACAAAGGGGAACCTGCTGCTGCCTGAGTTACACTATTTATTTAGGGTTATGGTGGGGAAGAAACAGGGAAAGGGGAACGATAATTACAATCACTTTTGTAAAAGACTATGTAGGCTAATGCTTTTGTATTCATCAAACCTTATGTAAtttgcaaacacacattttaaacagaagtTTAGACAAAGGGCAAGGAAGAGTTTTGTGAAGAGATGTCTTTTTTATTgatgcaatttatttttcagcacttgattatgtatttattctataattatcaagTGCTGCGTTTCAGTCATGacaattgtcaataattagcaacgaatgTGTTCcatacgaaatatgttgattgcccaaatgcttttgtcaaagtatgacattggtttttgcatgttatttttcattgtatgcatgttgtgtaataattagttgttttattataaagctttaatttatatctttcaatagaaaaattagaaattatagaaataattttctttatggttttaaaatttttttaactgcccaaatacttttgtctgtcaatatatatatatatatatatatatatatatatatatatatatatatatatatatatatatatatatatatataaaatggtttaaaagatatatataaatataagttttaaaGACCAGTATCATGAAGAGCAGCAGCAAAGCTGTTAAATAATACGTCGTTTTCCCTTTCTGACCCCTAACCACAGACCCATTATTTCCATTACTGAATCAGCCGTCTTTACCTCGGCAGATTTCGGCTTTGCCAACAAGAACACTGACAAGAGTGCTCTGATGAGCACATTCTGTGGCTCAGTGGCCTATACTGCGCCTGAAATATTGCTTGCTAGGAAGTACAACGGAGAGCAGGCAGAGCTCTGGAGTCTGTAAGTAGGTAGTGCAAGGCTTGTGTTTACATCATCTTTTCCGTTTCTTCGGTTTCATAGTTTAGCATGATTTccactgctttaaaaatgttttgttaccaTATCGCACCCCTGGGAACAGGCTGCCCCTAAAAAAACGTGGCAGTGTGATAGACAGTACAATAACAGTCTTGCATTCATAAAGAGTCTTAAGCTAACATCTGGACAGCTGTTTTTAATCAGTCACTGCTGTTACTGTACACCAAGACAGTTTAACCAGGTGTGTTTTCTTCACAGAGGAGTGATTCTCTTCGCCATGGTGACGGGGAAGCTGCCGTTCCACGAGAGCCATCCACACAAGCTGCTGCAGCTGATCAGACACGATGGTATTCGCTTCCATCACCCCGTGTCTTCAGGTACTGATGAAAGCAGTATATAAAATGTAAGCACACCAGTACAGGTGCAGAGAT
This window harbors:
- the LOC121315161 gene encoding testis-specific serine/threonine-protein kinase 5-like, which codes for MSCAKTKNVQKSLREKAGVCRENGYLLTSVKIGTGAFSKVYLGYATPDKICQNYKLATDLRIKTHNKVAIKIISVSEASPAFSRKFLNREICALNATYKHPCVIQLYETFRSSGHFYLVLELASRGDLLEYVNAASSCRRNPGLDEDDARIIFKQIISAVAHCHINHIVHRDLKCENILLDGRGFVKLTDFGFANKNTDKSALMSTFCGSVAYTAPEILLARKYNGEQAELWSLGVILFAMVTGKLPFHESHPHKLLQLIRHDGIRFHHPVSSGCEDLIRKLLQWRPSARLNLGQMAAHPWMSSATPFVYNMLHGYISQDKTYCQGKKARESRGDTVTTPVSTLPRRRNVCDIPNCFPEFGSCIHKACGVTGKNVQQHEQDIERNAEVNSQRLGVKPQSRLHLRSAHQSDNPNRLFTSRPRPPSDPQPFHNQPHKPTKHTGSSGNLKQSRKIIARVHTQSDQPK